A genomic region of Stenotrophomonas sp. NA06056 contains the following coding sequences:
- a CDS encoding sensor domain-containing diguanylate cyclase, which yields MIKPDKPANEALRLEALYRYRILDSERERSFDDLVAIAKAVCGTTMAAVTLIDVERQWFKSIQGIDAAENLRSESMCGHAILQPQEIMVVEDALQDVRFHDNPVVTGDPHVRFYAGAPLISSDGLPLGTLCVFDARPQHLASDKAEALAALSRQVMLVMELRRFALDIQKHMLERDDYERLLSDYHDVLLAQNADLAEQSRTDALTGLPNRRALAAALGEAVVAADGQARQACVALVDIDHFKHINDFQGHATGDRVLAELGVLLRSHFAGRGMAARYGGEEFVALMPDVDLRTAELQCEFLRVAVANLPLGFPVTISIGVAQHRPDETSEQTLARADAALYRAKGAGRNRVEVAP from the coding sequence ATGATCAAGCCCGACAAGCCTGCCAACGAAGCGCTGCGACTGGAGGCGCTGTATCGCTACCGGATCCTCGATTCCGAACGCGAGCGCTCTTTCGATGATCTGGTGGCCATCGCCAAGGCGGTCTGTGGCACGACGATGGCGGCCGTGACCCTGATCGACGTCGAGCGGCAGTGGTTCAAGTCGATACAGGGCATCGATGCGGCCGAGAACCTGCGCAGTGAATCGATGTGCGGTCATGCCATCCTGCAACCGCAGGAGATCATGGTGGTCGAGGACGCGCTGCAGGACGTGCGCTTCCACGACAACCCGGTGGTGACCGGCGACCCGCACGTACGCTTCTATGCCGGCGCCCCGCTGATCAGCAGTGACGGCCTGCCGTTGGGCACGCTGTGCGTGTTCGACGCGCGCCCGCAGCACCTGGCAAGCGACAAGGCCGAGGCGCTGGCCGCGCTGTCGCGGCAGGTGATGCTGGTGATGGAGCTTCGCCGCTTCGCGCTGGACATCCAGAAGCACATGCTTGAGCGTGACGACTACGAGCGGCTGCTGTCGGACTACCACGACGTGCTGCTGGCACAGAATGCCGACCTGGCCGAACAGAGCCGGACCGATGCGCTGACCGGCCTGCCCAACCGGCGGGCGCTGGCAGCTGCGCTGGGTGAAGCCGTGGTTGCCGCCGATGGCCAGGCACGGCAGGCCTGCGTGGCATTGGTGGACATCGACCATTTCAAGCACATCAATGATTTCCAGGGCCATGCGACCGGTGACCGGGTGCTGGCCGAACTGGGTGTGCTGCTGCGCTCGCATTTCGCAGGGCGCGGCATGGCCGCACGCTACGGCGGTGAGGAATTCGTTGCACTGATGCCGGACGTGGACCTGCGCACCGCCGAGTTGCAATGCGAGTTCCTGCGCGTGGCGGTGGCCAACCTGCCGCTGGGCTTCCCGGTGACGATCAGCATCGGCGTGGCGCAGCACCGGCCCGATGAAACCTCCGAGCAGACCCTGGCCCGTGCCGATGCTGCGCTGTACCGGGCCAAGGGCGCCGGCCGCAACCGGGTGGAAGTGGCGCCCTGA
- a CDS encoding AAA family ATPase — MLQTLAIANYRSLHGLVLPMQRLNVVTGDNGSGKSSLYRALRLLAETAQGGVAAVLAREGGLGSALWAGPEKIDRRVLAGEIPLQGGPRQESVGLKLGFATDEFGYAIDLGYPPPSRSAFALDPLIKAEAIWAGPFLRSANLLVDRRGALVRQRHARGWDLVDDRLSLFDSLFTQVGDPQRMPEAITLREYIRRWRFYDHFRSDADAPARQPAMATRTPVLHHDGRDLAAAWVTIQEIGDPQALAHSVEDAFPGATVSFEALDGRLALRFHQPGLLRPLSMAELSDGTLRFLLLAAALHTPRPPPLLVLNEPETSLHPDLLPALARLIIAASARSQVWVVSHATRLIAALEQASHCHSMHLFKEHGRTLLSGQGLLDVPAWHWPQR, encoded by the coding sequence ATGCTGCAGACCCTGGCCATCGCCAATTACCGATCACTGCACGGGCTGGTGCTGCCGATGCAGCGCCTCAACGTCGTCACCGGCGACAACGGCAGTGGTAAATCCAGCCTGTACCGCGCGCTGCGCCTGCTGGCGGAAACCGCGCAAGGAGGCGTCGCGGCGGTACTCGCCCGCGAGGGCGGATTGGGTTCGGCACTCTGGGCGGGTCCGGAAAAGATCGACCGCAGGGTGCTGGCCGGCGAGATTCCGTTGCAGGGCGGGCCACGGCAGGAATCGGTAGGGCTCAAGCTGGGCTTCGCAACCGATGAATTCGGCTACGCCATCGACCTCGGCTATCCGCCGCCGAGTCGATCGGCCTTCGCGCTGGACCCGCTGATCAAGGCCGAAGCGATCTGGGCAGGCCCGTTCCTGCGCAGCGCCAATCTGCTGGTCGACCGTCGCGGCGCGCTGGTGCGGCAGCGGCACGCGCGTGGCTGGGACCTGGTGGACGACCGCCTTTCACTGTTCGACAGCCTGTTCACCCAGGTGGGCGATCCGCAGCGCATGCCGGAAGCCATCACATTGCGCGAGTACATCCGCCGTTGGCGCTTCTACGACCACTTCCGCAGCGATGCCGACGCCCCGGCGCGACAACCGGCGATGGCGACCCGCACGCCGGTGCTGCATCACGACGGCCGTGACCTCGCCGCCGCCTGGGTGACGATCCAGGAAATCGGCGATCCGCAGGCGCTGGCACACAGTGTTGAAGATGCATTCCCGGGCGCGACGGTCAGCTTCGAGGCGCTGGATGGCCGCCTCGCGCTGCGCTTCCACCAGCCCGGCCTGCTGCGGCCACTGTCGATGGCTGAACTGTCCGACGGCACGTTGCGCTTCCTGTTGCTGGCAGCGGCGCTGCACACGCCTCGGCCGCCGCCGCTGCTGGTGCTCAATGAGCCGGAGACCAGCCTGCATCCGGATCTCCTTCCGGCGCTGGCACGTCTGATCATCGCCGCTAGTGCGCGCAGCCAGGTCTGGGTCGTATCACATGCCACGCGCTTGATCGCCGCACTGGAGCAGGCGTCGCATTGCCATTCCATGCACCTGTTCAAGGAGCACGGGCGCACGCTGCTGAGCGGGCAGGGCCTGCTGGACGTGCCGGCCTGGCACTGGCCGCAACGCTGA
- a CDS encoding RNA-binding S4 domain-containing protein encodes MQILEFDLDGDYVELKQLLKLADLVTSGGEAKMVISEGLVLVDGEVELRKACKIRAGQVVEFNDSQIRVLAAA; translated from the coding sequence ATGCAGATCCTCGAATTCGACCTCGACGGCGACTACGTCGAACTCAAGCAGTTGCTGAAGCTGGCCGACCTGGTCACCAGCGGCGGCGAAGCCAAGATGGTCATCAGCGAAGGCCTGGTGCTGGTCGATGGTGAGGTCGAGCTGCGCAAGGCCTGCAAGATCCGTGCAGGCCAGGTGGTCGAGTTCAACGACAGCCAGATCCGGGTGCTGGCCGCCGCTTGA
- a CDS encoding DMT family transporter — translation MSTPDTRKALWQIHFCVLLWGVTAILGKLITLPALPLVWWRMLLVVAMLALLPRVWRGLRTLPLRLVAGYAGIGALVALHWLTFYGAVKLANASVAATCIALAPVFTSIIEPWVAKRPFQMRELAFGLAVLPGVALVVGGVPDGMRMGVLIGALSALLVAVFGSLNKRMVSHADPLTVTALELGAGTITLTLLAPLMPYLLPALASPLWIVPDLHDGILLLVLAGVCTLLPFALALVALRHLSAYTVQLVTNLEPVYAVVLAVVLLREQHEVTPWFYLGVAIIVGAVFLHPLLNRRTRVQHPEILGTSEARNIAD, via the coding sequence ATGAGCACACCCGACACCCGCAAAGCGCTGTGGCAGATCCACTTCTGTGTCCTGCTGTGGGGCGTCACCGCCATCCTCGGCAAGTTGATCACCCTGCCTGCGCTGCCGCTGGTGTGGTGGCGGATGCTGCTGGTGGTGGCGATGCTGGCGCTGCTGCCGCGGGTCTGGCGCGGGCTGCGCACGTTGCCGCTACGGCTGGTCGCCGGCTATGCCGGCATCGGCGCGCTGGTCGCGCTGCACTGGCTGACGTTCTATGGCGCGGTGAAGCTGGCCAATGCCTCGGTTGCCGCGACCTGCATCGCCCTGGCACCGGTGTTCACTTCAATCATCGAACCGTGGGTGGCCAAACGCCCGTTCCAGATGCGCGAGCTGGCCTTCGGCCTGGCCGTGCTACCCGGTGTGGCACTGGTGGTGGGCGGTGTGCCCGACGGCATGCGCATGGGCGTGTTGATCGGCGCGCTCTCGGCCCTGCTGGTGGCAGTGTTCGGCTCGCTCAACAAGCGCATGGTCAGCCATGCCGATCCGCTGACGGTCACCGCGCTGGAGCTGGGCGCCGGTACGATCACCCTGACCCTGTTGGCACCGCTGATGCCGTACCTGCTGCCGGCGCTGGCCAGCCCGTTGTGGATCGTTCCCGACCTGCACGACGGCATCCTGCTGCTGGTGCTGGCCGGTGTATGCACGCTGCTGCCGTTCGCCCTGGCCCTGGTCGCACTGCGCCACCTCAGCGCCTACACCGTGCAGCTGGTCACCAACCTGGAACCGGTCTACGCCGTGGTGCTGGCCGTGGTACTGCTGCGCGAACAACATGAAGTCACCCCATGGTTCTACCTTGGCGTGGCGATCATTGTCGGTGCCGTGTTCCTGCATCCGCTGCTCAACCGCCGCACGCGCGTGCAGCATCCGGAAATCCTCGGCACATCCGAAGCGCGCAACATCGCTGATTGA
- a CDS encoding pseudouridine synthase gives MTSRLNKYIADTGFCSRREADRLIAARRVTVNGHAAGTGAVVGEEDKVLVDGQPLRVRTARKPGARRHVYIVLNKPVGVTCTTESTVKGNIVDFVGHEQRIFPIGRLDKESEGLILMTSNGDIVNQILRAENGHQKEYLVAVNKPVTDEFLRGMARGVRIHDQMTLPCKTSRIAKFGFRITLQQGLNRQIRLMSAEFGYRVTQLRRVRIDNIKIGALKPGQWRNLTEQELHGLLPQQQDW, from the coding sequence ATGACCAGCCGACTCAACAAATACATCGCCGACACCGGCTTCTGCTCCCGCCGGGAGGCCGATCGCCTGATCGCCGCCCGCCGGGTCACCGTCAATGGCCATGCCGCCGGCACCGGCGCGGTGGTCGGCGAGGAGGACAAGGTGCTGGTCGACGGCCAGCCGTTGCGCGTGCGGACTGCCCGCAAGCCGGGTGCCCGCCGCCACGTGTACATCGTGCTGAACAAGCCGGTGGGCGTGACCTGCACCACCGAAAGCACGGTGAAGGGCAACATCGTCGACTTCGTCGGCCACGAACAGCGCATCTTCCCGATCGGCCGCCTCGATAAAGAGTCGGAAGGCCTGATCCTGATGACCAGCAACGGCGACATCGTCAATCAGATCCTGCGCGCCGAAAACGGCCACCAGAAGGAGTACCTGGTGGCGGTGAACAAGCCGGTCACCGACGAATTCCTGCGCGGCATGGCCCGCGGCGTGCGCATCCATGACCAGATGACCCTGCCGTGCAAGACCTCACGGATCGCCAAGTTCGGTTTCCGCATCACCCTGCAGCAGGGCCTGAACCGGCAGATCCGGCTGATGTCGGCCGAGTTCGGCTACCGCGTGACCCAGCTGCGCCGCGTGCGCATCGACAACATCAAGATCGGTGCGCTGAAGCCCGGCCAGTGGCGCAACCTGACCGAGCAGGAGCTGCACGGCCTGTTGCCGCAGCAGCAGGACTGGTAA
- a CDS encoding GGDEF domain-containing protein: protein MGGRQVRFETGAVLVLLLVWLAMPWLGHARSVDAGRDYLLVGTATAEPTPHRACTPQMLAGPRQQTRVDAPPGGWSGEPQALDVFNVFAGEVRLQHGDREICGNMQDARTRDSRFRAGIGMVAVPAAGSHEPFLVSWQTPLKARWVPTLQLGAPSPVQQNDTARLLVRAACIAVAIALALSALMAYLTTRDRSFLMYIGATLVLVLWQSILGGLSGYPEPWLRVGGRGDWWLLALTAATQALVLPALWRLNGGDRVLPRSRVGQHLVLWSLLGLAALVPWLQRDGLGVVAQVLQGTFVVGCALSLAMGVWARLRGDVWSLAGLAALAPMLVLIVADAASAHWLMAYRVEALQLAVTWLLMMAAYALNLRLGRLRQQRDEMRQLAETDMLTGLPNRRAGLHQLAQHLHAGERERGPLVIGFLDIDLFKDINDRHGHEIGDQVLVAVARALRAAVRSEDQVVRMGGEEFLLLLPGMPREIAAARLERLRQRITETCRDLQVPGLEVTASIGLAQWRPAEDDLAALLRRADHAMYVAKRSGRNRVFDGETGDPLATA from the coding sequence GTGGGCGGCAGGCAGGTGCGTTTCGAAACAGGGGCGGTGCTTGTCCTGCTGCTGGTGTGGTTGGCAATGCCGTGGCTGGGCCATGCGCGCAGCGTCGACGCCGGCCGCGATTACCTTCTCGTCGGCACCGCGACGGCCGAACCCACCCCCCATCGCGCGTGCACACCGCAGATGCTGGCTGGCCCGCGCCAGCAGACACGGGTGGATGCACCGCCGGGAGGCTGGTCCGGCGAGCCGCAGGCGCTGGATGTCTTCAACGTCTTTGCCGGCGAAGTGCGGCTGCAGCACGGTGACCGCGAAATCTGCGGCAACATGCAGGACGCGCGCACCCGCGATTCGCGCTTCCGTGCGGGCATCGGCATGGTCGCGGTACCCGCCGCCGGCAGCCACGAGCCTTTCCTGGTCTCCTGGCAGACGCCGCTGAAGGCGCGTTGGGTTCCGACATTGCAGCTGGGTGCGCCCAGCCCGGTGCAGCAGAACGATACTGCCCGGCTGTTGGTGCGCGCCGCGTGCATCGCCGTGGCGATCGCGCTGGCGCTGTCGGCGCTGATGGCCTATCTGACCACCCGTGACCGCAGTTTCCTGATGTACATCGGTGCCACGCTGGTGCTGGTGCTGTGGCAGTCGATCCTCGGTGGCCTCAGCGGCTATCCCGAACCCTGGCTGCGGGTCGGTGGTCGCGGTGACTGGTGGCTGCTGGCGCTGACGGCGGCGACACAGGCGCTGGTATTGCCGGCATTGTGGCGCTTGAACGGCGGCGACCGGGTACTGCCGCGTTCACGGGTGGGCCAGCACCTGGTGTTGTGGTCGCTGCTGGGGCTGGCGGCGCTGGTGCCATGGTTGCAGCGCGATGGTCTGGGCGTGGTCGCGCAGGTTCTGCAGGGGACCTTTGTCGTCGGCTGCGCACTGTCGCTGGCGATGGGCGTCTGGGCCCGCCTGCGCGGCGATGTCTGGTCGCTGGCAGGGCTGGCCGCACTGGCACCGATGCTGGTGCTGATCGTGGCCGACGCCGCCAGCGCGCACTGGCTGATGGCGTATCGGGTGGAGGCCCTGCAGCTGGCGGTCACCTGGCTGCTGATGATGGCGGCCTACGCGCTCAACCTGCGACTGGGCCGGCTGCGCCAGCAGCGCGATGAAATGCGCCAGCTCGCCGAGACCGACATGCTGACCGGTCTGCCCAACCGTCGCGCCGGCCTGCACCAGCTGGCCCAGCATCTGCACGCGGGCGAACGTGAGCGCGGGCCGCTGGTGATCGGCTTCCTCGATATCGATCTGTTCAAGGACATCAATGATCGTCATGGCCATGAAATCGGCGACCAGGTGCTGGTAGCCGTGGCCCGCGCGCTTCGCGCCGCTGTCCGCAGCGAGGACCAGGTGGTGCGGATGGGCGGCGAGGAGTTCCTGCTGCTGTTGCCGGGAATGCCGCGTGAGATCGCCGCCGCCCGGCTGGAACGCCTGCGCCAGCGCATTACCGAGACCTGCCGGGACCTGCAGGTGCCCGGCCTGGAGGTGACCGCGAGCATAGGCCTGGCACAGTGGCGGCCCGCCGAGGATGACCTGGCGGCGCTGCTGCGACGGGCCGACCACGCCATGTATGTGGCCAAGCGCAGTGGCCGTAACCGGGTGTTTGATGGCGAAACCGGGGATCCGTTGGCCACGGCATGA
- a CDS encoding DEAD/DEAH box helicase — protein sequence MSQETQAQLQFAQLGLSDSVMQAVTAIGYETPSPIQAATIPAMLEGRDVLGQAQTGTGKTAAFALPVLSNIDLQQIKPQALVLAPTRELAIQVAEAFQSYSSKIPGFRVLPVYGGQPYGQQLTALRRGVHIVVGTPGRVIDHLNRSTLDLSELKTLVLDEADEMLRMGFIDDVEAVLKKLPEKRQVALFSATMPPAIRRIAQTYLKDPVEVTIATKTTTSANIRQRYWWVSGMHKLDALTRILEVEPFDAMIIFARTKAGTEELASKLQARGLAAAAINGDMQQAQRERTIAMLKEGKLDILVATDVAARGLDVERISHVLNYDIPYDTESYVHRIGRTGRAGRSGEAILFATPREKGMLRQIERATRQPIEEMQLPSVEAVNDNRINKFTSRITETLGQGGLDFYRQLLERFESEQNVPAIEVAAALAKMMQGDTPFLLQPPVRAPREERAPRERFERSERPERGDRNERGPRFERGPRRDDAEGGFEQRPRRDVPPRGAPEQGMETYRISVGHQHGVKPANIVGAIANEAGLESRFIGRIDIHDDFSLLDLPAQMPSDVLTHLQKVWVSGQQLQMRPLAAGEEVNPAPRPFKPRFDKRGPGGPGGPGGPGGPRRGGPGGPGGDRDSRPPRRDGFKPRGPRSF from the coding sequence ATGTCCCAAGAAACCCAAGCGCAGCTGCAGTTCGCGCAGCTCGGCCTGTCCGATTCTGTCATGCAGGCCGTCACTGCCATCGGCTACGAAACGCCGTCGCCGATCCAGGCTGCCACCATCCCGGCGATGCTGGAAGGCCGCGACGTGCTGGGCCAGGCCCAGACCGGTACCGGCAAGACCGCGGCCTTCGCGTTGCCGGTGCTGTCCAACATCGACCTGCAGCAGATCAAGCCGCAGGCCCTGGTGCTGGCCCCGACCCGCGAGCTGGCCATCCAGGTTGCCGAGGCGTTCCAGTCCTATTCCTCGAAGATCCCCGGCTTCCGCGTGCTGCCGGTGTACGGCGGCCAGCCCTATGGCCAGCAGCTGACGGCCCTGCGTCGCGGCGTGCACATCGTGGTCGGTACCCCCGGCCGCGTCATCGACCATCTGAACCGCAGCACGCTGGACCTGTCCGAGCTGAAGACGCTGGTGCTGGACGAGGCCGATGAAATGCTGCGCATGGGCTTCATCGACGACGTCGAAGCGGTGCTGAAGAAGCTGCCGGAAAAGCGCCAGGTGGCGCTGTTCTCGGCCACCATGCCGCCGGCCATCCGTCGCATCGCGCAGACCTACCTGAAGGACCCGGTCGAAGTCACCATCGCGACCAAGACCACCACCTCGGCCAACATCCGCCAGCGTTACTGGTGGGTGAGCGGCATGCACAAGCTGGACGCGCTGACCCGCATCCTGGAAGTCGAGCCGTTCGACGCGATGATCATCTTCGCGCGTACCAAGGCCGGCACCGAAGAACTGGCCAGCAAGCTGCAGGCCCGTGGCCTGGCCGCTGCCGCCATCAACGGTGACATGCAGCAGGCCCAGCGTGAGCGCACCATCGCCATGCTGAAGGAAGGCAAGCTGGACATCCTGGTCGCCACCGACGTGGCCGCCCGTGGCCTGGACGTGGAGCGCATCAGCCACGTGCTGAACTACGACATCCCGTACGACACCGAAAGCTACGTGCACCGTATCGGCCGTACCGGCCGTGCCGGCCGCAGCGGTGAAGCGATCCTGTTCGCCACCCCGCGCGAGAAGGGCATGCTGCGCCAGATCGAGCGTGCGACCCGTCAGCCGATCGAAGAAATGCAGCTGCCGAGCGTGGAAGCGGTCAATGACAACCGCATCAACAAGTTCACCTCGCGCATCACCGAAACGCTCGGCCAGGGCGGTCTGGACTTCTACCGCCAGCTGCTGGAGCGCTTCGAATCCGAGCAGAACGTGCCGGCCATCGAAGTGGCCGCCGCACTGGCCAAGATGATGCAGGGCGATACCCCGTTCCTGCTGCAGCCGCCGGTGCGCGCACCGCGCGAAGAGCGTGCGCCGCGTGAGCGTTTCGAGCGCAGCGAGCGTCCGGAACGTGGCGACCGCAACGAGCGCGGTCCGCGCTTCGAGCGTGGTCCGCGCCGTGATGATGCCGAAGGTGGCTTCGAGCAGCGCCCGCGCCGTGACGTGCCGCCGCGCGGTGCACCGGAGCAGGGCATGGAGACCTACCGCATTTCGGTCGGTCACCAGCATGGCGTGAAGCCGGCCAACATCGTCGGCGCCATCGCCAACGAAGCCGGCCTGGAAAGCCGCTTCATCGGCCGCATCGACATCCACGACGACTTCTCGCTGCTGGATCTGCCGGCACAGATGCCGTCGGACGTGCTGACCCACCTGCAGAAGGTATGGGTGTCCGGCCAGCAACTGCAGATGCGCCCGTTGGCGGCCGGTGAAGAGGTCAATCCGGCGCCGCGTCCGTTCAAGCCGCGCTTCGACAAGCGTGGGCCGGGCGGTCCGGGCGGTCCGGGTGGCCCGGGTGGTCCGCGTCGCGGTGGTCCGGGTGGCCCTGGCGGCGACCGTGACAGCCGTCCGCCGCGTCGTGATGGCTTCAAGCCGCGCGGTCCGCGCAGCTTCTGA
- a CDS encoding EAL domain-containing protein: protein MGRSGMDQQRRRVPMTRGLGLRFALLTGMAIGLVALSAVIQELQAASTAWIAGQGYWSRGQQDATAALSRYLARGHLQDLQDAQRALQVPLGDLQARKALEQPEPDEATARAGFLRGGNARADIPRLIFSFRHARNVGAFREATWLWRQTDADLLALQALSEELQRRHGSGPLDEASVDEYLHRLRGIDHQLRAQAQAFSQALLRMARAVRIATLAVGGLSVLLISLMAVALARRVGKDLTEHESRFRAAFYQANVGMLKLDAAGRVVEANQAMADILDHRRDVLLQMSLAELLMEGELVIDEAGRIDWDRQLRPGELRFRRRDGSLVWGRWSGTGVRTASGGLSVFAIVEDVSQNHALAREIEHHASHDPLTGLINRREIERLLEKALLQVRSDGGTHALGYINLDHFKLVNDSFGHAAGDQMLRSFAEYLVGAVRDGDWVGRLGADEFAVFLARANQDEAKRVLQRLIRNLGQATFPVSEGSPQLSCSVGVVEVTAEAPDANWLMSAADSACYAAKQAGRNRVHCFNENRLALEERRLEAERLQRVSRAMAENRMLLYAQRIAKVGDPSYLHYEVLVRMRDSDGVLHLPGQFMPAVERYGMAVVLDRHVLGLLFRHLQVCPAHVRQLGLCNVNVSAQSIAEPGFLAFVCDLLERNRALASKLCFEITETAAIGNLSQARAFIDAVKARGCRVALDDFGSGLSSFGYLRQLPADMLKIDGAFVRDMDTDPVSRASVRAISELGRELQMEVVAEWVETHEVAEALAGMGVQGLQGYAIERPQPLERLTLADLRPMRLAGTQGPSAAG from the coding sequence ATGGGTAGAAGTGGCATGGACCAGCAGCGTCGACGGGTGCCGATGACCCGCGGGCTGGGGCTGCGATTTGCGCTGTTGACGGGTATGGCGATCGGATTGGTTGCGCTGTCGGCCGTGATCCAGGAGCTGCAGGCGGCATCGACCGCGTGGATCGCAGGGCAGGGCTACTGGTCGCGGGGGCAGCAGGACGCCACCGCGGCGCTCAGCCGTTATCTGGCGCGTGGCCATCTGCAGGATCTGCAGGATGCCCAACGGGCACTGCAGGTTCCGCTGGGTGACCTGCAGGCCCGCAAGGCGCTGGAGCAACCCGAACCGGACGAGGCGACAGCCCGGGCCGGTTTCCTGCGTGGTGGCAATGCCCGCGCCGACATTCCGCGCCTGATCTTCTCGTTCCGCCATGCGCGCAATGTCGGCGCCTTCCGCGAGGCCACCTGGTTGTGGCGCCAGACCGACGCGGACCTGTTGGCCCTGCAGGCGCTGTCGGAGGAGCTGCAACGCCGCCATGGCTCCGGTCCGCTGGACGAGGCGAGCGTGGATGAGTACCTGCACCGGTTGCGGGGCATCGACCACCAGTTACGGGCGCAGGCGCAGGCGTTCTCGCAGGCGCTGCTGCGCATGGCCCGCGCAGTGCGCATCGCGACCCTGGCCGTGGGCGGCCTGTCGGTCCTGTTGATCAGCCTGATGGCGGTGGCCTTGGCACGCCGGGTCGGCAAGGACCTGACCGAGCACGAGAGCCGCTTCCGGGCGGCGTTCTACCAGGCCAACGTCGGCATGCTCAAGCTGGATGCGGCCGGCCGGGTGGTGGAGGCCAACCAGGCGATGGCCGACATCCTCGACCATCGCCGGGACGTGCTGCTGCAGATGTCGCTGGCCGAACTGCTGATGGAAGGCGAACTGGTGATCGATGAGGCGGGCCGTATCGACTGGGATCGCCAGCTGCGGCCAGGCGAACTGCGCTTCCGGCGTCGCGATGGCAGCCTGGTGTGGGGACGCTGGAGCGGCACCGGCGTGCGTACCGCCAGCGGTGGCCTGTCGGTGTTCGCCATCGTCGAGGATGTCAGCCAGAACCATGCCCTGGCACGCGAAATAGAGCATCACGCCAGTCACGACCCGCTCACTGGACTGATCAATCGTCGCGAGATCGAGCGCCTGCTGGAAAAGGCCCTGCTGCAGGTCCGCTCCGACGGTGGAACCCACGCACTGGGCTACATCAACCTGGACCACTTCAAGCTGGTCAACGACAGCTTCGGCCACGCGGCCGGCGACCAGATGCTGCGCAGCTTCGCCGAGTACCTGGTCGGCGCTGTGCGTGATGGCGACTGGGTGGGCCGCCTGGGCGCGGATGAGTTTGCGGTGTTCCTCGCCCGCGCCAACCAGGACGAAGCCAAGCGCGTCCTGCAGCGCCTGATCCGCAACCTGGGCCAGGCCACGTTCCCGGTCAGTGAGGGCAGCCCGCAGCTGAGCTGCAGCGTGGGCGTGGTCGAAGTGACGGCCGAGGCACCGGACGCGAACTGGTTGATGAGCGCCGCCGACAGTGCCTGTTATGCCGCCAAGCAGGCCGGCCGCAACCGCGTGCATTGCTTCAATGAAAACCGGCTGGCCCTGGAAGAACGGCGGCTGGAGGCCGAACGCCTGCAGCGGGTCAGCCGTGCCATGGCCGAGAACCGGATGCTGCTGTACGCGCAGCGCATCGCCAAGGTGGGTGATCCGTCCTACCTGCACTACGAAGTGCTGGTGCGCATGCGTGACAGCGACGGCGTGCTGCACCTGCCGGGTCAGTTCATGCCGGCGGTGGAGCGCTACGGCATGGCGGTGGTATTGGACCGGCACGTGCTCGGCCTGTTGTTCCGCCATCTGCAGGTGTGCCCGGCACACGTACGCCAGCTGGGCCTGTGCAACGTCAATGTGTCGGCCCAGTCGATTGCCGAACCAGGATTCCTGGCGTTCGTCTGCGATCTGCTGGAGCGCAACCGCGCACTGGCGTCCAAGCTCTGTTTCGAGATCACCGAAACTGCGGCGATCGGCAATCTGAGCCAGGCGCGTGCCTTCATCGATGCGGTCAAGGCGCGTGGCTGCCGGGTGGCACTGGATGATTTCGGCTCGGGCCTGTCCTCGTTCGGTTACCTGCGGCAGCTGCCGGCGGACATGCTGAAGATCGATGGTGCCTTCGTGCGTGACATGGATACCGATCCGGTCAGCCGTGCCAGCGTGCGCGCGATCAGCGAACTGGGCCGCGAACTGCAGATGGAAGTGGTGGCCGAGTGGGTGGAGACCCATGAAGTTGCCGAGGCGCTGGCCGGGATGGGCGTGCAGGGTCTGCAGGGCTACGCCATCGAACGGCCGCAGCCACTGGAACGGCTGACCCTGGCCGACCTGCGACCGATGCGGTTGGCCGGCACGCAGGGGCCATCGGCTGCCGGCTGA